The following are from one region of the Gemmatimonadota bacterium genome:
- a CDS encoding RNA polymerase sigma factor, giving the protein MAPSQKPSSGLLARARAGDAGAFAGLFDRHRNALFAFLVRSCGDADEAEDLLQLTAIKAWRGLDAYEDRGRFGAWLFTLARRTMIDEARRATRARRALDGLGAMRIGGGSRHGPDADLEAGEVRRAIEGELSRLTEERRTVFLLRHHSPLTFREIAEALDMPLGTALSHMHHATNSLKKALRSHDVSLS; this is encoded by the coding sequence ATGGCACCGTCGCAAAAACCGTCGAGCGGACTGCTCGCACGAGCCCGCGCGGGTGACGCGGGCGCCTTCGCGGGCCTCTTCGACCGCCACCGAAACGCCCTCTTCGCGTTTCTGGTACGATCGTGCGGAGACGCCGATGAGGCCGAGGACCTGCTCCAACTCACGGCGATCAAGGCCTGGCGAGGGCTCGACGCTTACGAGGATCGGGGCCGCTTCGGCGCGTGGCTGTTCACGCTGGCGCGCCGGACGATGATCGACGAAGCCCGGCGGGCGACGCGGGCACGGCGCGCGCTCGACGGCCTGGGAGCGATGCGGATCGGCGGAGGTTCTCGCCACGGGCCGGACGCCGACCTCGAGGCCGGTGAGGTTCGACGCGCGATCGAGGGTGAGTTGAGCCGGCTAACGGAAGAGCGGCGCACGGTCTTCCTCCTCAGACACCACTCTCCGCTCACGTTCCGGGAGATCGCCGAGGCGCTCGACATGCCGCTCGGCACCGCGTTGAGTCACATGCACCACGCCACTAATTCCCTGAAGAAAGCCCTGAGGTCACACGATGTCTCGCTCTCCTGA
- a CDS encoding serine hydrolase domain-containing protein: MRRNRTRSPHPMAAAVWFARGCAAALALAGGPASAAHAQADPETPALAWRSAIDSIFEAWNGTATPGCVCAVSSDTELLFEGAYGMANLELGVPLDPNSVFYVASVSKQFVAGSVALLSVRGELELQADARALMPELGGIGRPIPVRALAQHTSGLRDYFSLFRLAGRHELDHLDNRRVLRMLARQRSLEFAPGERYAYSNSNYVLLAELVERASGSPLGEFAERELFGPLGMHHTAFEDDHRRVVPGRVASYGFEDGQYRRFLKEFDVVGDGGALSTARDLAAWGRNLLRPSVGGEAWVGLMTTPGTLADGSPLDYGLGTRLGEVDGVATIGHTGSLKGFRTRVVAFPERALVVVVLCNAADANANRLSEAVARRLLSAGEAARRPQAEAHVGAEQADEETAEPAALHLTEDQLAKWAGHYWSDSEALARDIYLREGKLFYEREDGDRELVAERPDRFSMPGFGIPITFQFRRGEGGERRLTIRVADFQTIDFREYAPVSMSDVDAAALIGAYGSVELGVSYEIRASGGGLELLVAGDHDPAPLRPVMRGLFLATVDGSPYTLRFDGGEAEATGFSLASGLSHGLRFTRVRS; this comes from the coding sequence ATGCGTCGCAACAGAACCAGATCTCCCCATCCCATGGCCGCCGCCGTCTGGTTCGCCCGAGGGTGCGCCGCCGCGCTCGCGCTGGCCGGCGGCCCGGCCTCGGCGGCGCACGCCCAAGCCGACCCGGAGACGCCGGCTCTCGCGTGGCGGTCGGCGATCGATTCGATCTTCGAAGCGTGGAACGGGACCGCCACGCCCGGCTGCGTGTGCGCCGTCTCCAGCGACACGGAGCTTCTTTTCGAGGGCGCGTACGGCATGGCCAATCTCGAGCTCGGCGTGCCCCTCGATCCGAACTCGGTGTTCTACGTCGCCTCGGTGTCGAAGCAGTTCGTGGCCGGCAGCGTGGCCCTCCTGAGCGTGCGCGGTGAGTTGGAGCTCCAGGCGGACGCGCGGGCGCTGATGCCCGAGCTGGGGGGAATCGGACGGCCGATTCCGGTGCGCGCGCTGGCCCAGCACACGAGCGGCCTGCGCGACTACTTCAGCCTGTTCCGCCTGGCCGGCCGTCACGAGCTCGATCACCTGGACAACCGACGGGTCCTGCGCATGCTCGCGCGCCAGCGGTCGCTCGAGTTCGCGCCCGGCGAGCGCTACGCGTACAGCAACTCGAACTACGTGCTCCTGGCCGAGCTGGTGGAGCGAGCGAGCGGCTCGCCGCTGGGCGAGTTCGCCGAACGGGAGCTGTTCGGGCCGCTGGGCATGCACCACACCGCCTTCGAGGACGACCACCGGCGCGTGGTGCCCGGGCGCGTCGCCAGCTACGGGTTCGAGGACGGCCAGTACCGTCGCTTCCTGAAGGAGTTCGACGTCGTCGGCGACGGCGGCGCGCTGAGCACGGCGCGCGACCTGGCGGCGTGGGGCCGAAATCTGCTGCGACCGTCCGTGGGAGGCGAAGCGTGGGTGGGCCTCATGACGACGCCCGGCACGCTCGCTGACGGCTCCCCGCTGGACTACGGGCTCGGGACCCGCCTGGGCGAGGTGGACGGCGTGGCCACGATCGGCCACACGGGCAGCCTCAAAGGGTTTCGCACGCGAGTAGTGGCGTTTCCGGAGCGCGCCCTCGTCGTCGTCGTCCTGTGCAACGCGGCCGACGCGAACGCCAATCGCCTGTCGGAGGCGGTCGCGCGCCGACTGCTATCGGCGGGGGAGGCGGCGCGCCGGCCCCAGGCGGAAGCCCACGTCGGCGCGGAGCAAGCCGACGAGGAGACGGCGGAGCCGGCCGCGCTACATCTGACCGAGGATCAACTGGCGAAGTGGGCGGGCCATTACTGGAGCGATTCCGAGGCGCTGGCTCGCGACATCTACTTGCGAGAGGGCAAGCTGTTCTACGAGCGCGAGGACGGCGACCGGGAGCTGGTCGCCGAACGGCCCGACCGATTCTCGATGCCGGGCTTCGGCATCCCGATAACCTTCCAGTTCCGCCGGGGAGAGGGCGGCGAGCGCCGGCTGACGATCCGCGTCGCCGACTTTCAGACGATCGACTTCCGCGAGTACGCGCCCGTCTCGATGAGCGACGTGGACGCGGCCGCTCTGATCGGGGCATACGGCAGCGTCGAGCTGGGCGTGTCGTACGAGATTCGGGCGAGCGGCGGCGGGCTCGAGCTTCTGGTGGCCGGCGATCACGATCCGGCTCCGCTGCGGCCCGTAATGAGGGGACTGTTCCTGGCCACGGTCGACGGGAGCCCCTACACGCTTCGGTTCGACGGCGGCGAGGCCGAAGCCACCGGCTTCAGCCTCGCCTCGGGACTTTCGCATGGACTGAGGTTCACCAGAGTCCGGTCCTGA
- a CDS encoding xanthine dehydrogenase family protein molybdopterin-binding subunit produces the protein MAEAPQPPSSVGTNVRRSDGLAKASGRALYIDDLTFPGMLHGRTIRSTIGVGSIRDIRLDLGADGFTVVDHTHIPGANVIRLIDDDQPCLAPGVVRHQAEPILLLAHEDRELLWQVRVEIDYEPHEAVLDYETSQRTQTTLEIDKGDVETALAGAEVVVEGTYRTGHQEQLYIETNGVIAVPEAGGVTIYGSLQCPYYVHKALRVLLDLPGERIRVVQTETGGGFGGKEEYPSMIAGHAALLALEAGRPVKLIYDREEDLQATTKRHPFTIRHRTGLTREGVLVAQDIDVLSDAGAYVTLSPVVLSRGVIHAAGPYRCPNVRIRGRSVMTNTPPNGAFRGFGAPQTIFAGEVHMERVAEHMGMDSVELRELNALRPGDETATGGTVGPDGSALEALHEALERTDYRNKRAAYAAAAGAGGPRRGIGLALYHHGAGFTGSGEVTLASEAALETTEVGVRVLSSTVEIGQGARTSHAQIVADTLGIPFERVEVAQPDTAYVPDSGPTVASRTCMVVGGILRDCAQEMLELLEGVDPSAHHRSRGPLRVQRGYRAPPGLVWDEGTYEGDAYGTYGWACDVAEVELDPDTWEVRPLRVTAVCEIGKAIHPRIVLGQIEGATAQGVGYALLEEVVMRDGLMANAQLTNYIIPTTLDTPPIDAVILESPYRHGPFGAKGVGELPIDGPAPALVNALRHLRLDVREIPATPERLMDAPSLEAGAAAERGAALDPAAHAGDEAGEAA, from the coding sequence ATGGCCGAAGCGCCGCAGCCTCCATCGTCCGTCGGCACCAACGTCAGGCGTAGCGACGGCCTCGCCAAGGCCTCCGGGCGCGCGCTCTACATCGACGACCTGACGTTCCCCGGGATGCTGCACGGGCGCACCATTCGCTCCACGATCGGCGTGGGCTCGATTCGCGATATCCGGCTCGACCTCGGCGCCGACGGGTTCACCGTGGTCGACCACACGCACATCCCCGGCGCCAACGTGATCCGCCTCATCGACGACGACCAGCCGTGCCTCGCGCCCGGCGTGGTGCGCCACCAGGCGGAGCCCATCCTGCTGCTGGCGCACGAGGACCGGGAGCTGCTCTGGCAAGTCCGCGTGGAAATCGACTACGAGCCGCACGAGGCCGTTCTGGACTACGAGACCTCGCAGCGCACCCAGACCACGCTCGAGATCGACAAAGGGGACGTGGAGACGGCGCTGGCCGGCGCCGAGGTGGTGGTCGAGGGCACCTACCGCACGGGCCACCAGGAGCAACTCTACATAGAGACCAACGGCGTCATCGCCGTGCCCGAAGCGGGCGGCGTGACGATCTACGGGTCCCTGCAGTGCCCCTACTACGTCCACAAGGCGCTGCGGGTGCTCCTGGACCTGCCGGGCGAGCGCATCCGCGTGGTGCAGACCGAAACCGGAGGAGGGTTCGGCGGCAAGGAGGAGTACCCGTCCATGATAGCCGGCCACGCCGCCCTGCTCGCGCTCGAGGCCGGCCGGCCGGTCAAGCTGATCTACGACCGCGAGGAGGACCTCCAGGCGACCACCAAGCGCCACCCGTTCACCATCCGGCACCGGACCGGGCTGACGCGCGAGGGCGTCCTGGTGGCGCAGGACATCGACGTGCTGTCCGACGCCGGGGCGTACGTCACGCTGAGCCCCGTGGTGCTGTCGCGCGGTGTGATCCACGCGGCCGGGCCCTACCGCTGCCCCAACGTGCGCATCCGCGGCCGCTCGGTGATGACCAACACGCCCCCCAACGGAGCCTTCCGGGGGTTCGGCGCGCCGCAGACCATCTTCGCGGGCGAGGTGCACATGGAGCGCGTCGCGGAGCACATGGGCATGGACTCTGTGGAGCTGCGCGAGCTGAACGCCCTGCGGCCGGGCGATGAAACCGCCACGGGCGGCACCGTGGGACCCGACGGGAGCGCGCTGGAGGCGCTGCACGAGGCGCTGGAGCGGACCGACTACCGCAACAAGCGCGCGGCCTACGCGGCGGCGGCCGGGGCCGGCGGGCCGCGGCGGGGGATCGGGCTGGCGCTCTACCACCACGGCGCCGGCTTCACCGGCAGCGGTGAGGTGACGCTCGCGTCCGAGGCCGCGCTGGAGACGACCGAGGTGGGCGTGCGCGTCCTGTCGTCGACCGTGGAGATAGGCCAGGGCGCGCGCACGTCGCACGCGCAGATCGTGGCGGACACGCTGGGCATCCCCTTCGAGCGCGTCGAGGTGGCGCAGCCGGACACCGCCTACGTCCCGGACAGCGGGCCCACCGTAGCGTCGCGCACCTGCATGGTGGTGGGGGGGATCCTGCGCGACTGCGCGCAGGAGATGCTGGAGCTTCTGGAGGGCGTGGACCCATCGGCGCACCACCGCAGCAGGGGCCCGCTGCGGGTGCAGCGCGGCTACCGGGCGCCGCCCGGCCTGGTCTGGGACGAGGGCACCTACGAGGGCGACGCCTACGGCACTTACGGGTGGGCGTGCGACGTGGCCGAGGTCGAGCTGGACCCCGACACCTGGGAGGTGCGGCCGCTGCGCGTCACCGCGGTGTGCGAGATAGGCAAGGCGATCCACCCGCGCATCGTGCTCGGGCAGATCGAGGGCGCGACCGCGCAGGGCGTGGGCTACGCGCTGCTGGAGGAGGTCGTGATGCGGGACGGGCTGATGGCCAACGCCCAGCTCACCAACTACATCATCCCCACCACGCTGGACACCCCGCCCATCGACGCGGTCATCCTGGAGAGCCCCTACCGGCACGGACCGTTCGGCGCCAAGGGCGTGGGCGAGCTGCCCATAGACGGCCCCGCCCCCGCGCTCGTGAACGCGCTGCGCCACCTGCGCCTGGACGTGCGCGAGATCCCGGCCACGCCCGAGCGTCTGATGGACGCGCCGTCGCTGGAGGCCGGCGCGGCGGCGGAGCGCGGGGCAGCCCTGGATCCCGCGGCGCACGCGGGCGACGAGGCGGGGGAGGCGGCGTGA
- a CDS encoding (2Fe-2S)-binding protein, whose amino-acid sequence MSPARKVRFRLNGEEREAEAPPMKRLLDVLREECGLTGTKEGCGEGECGACTVLMDGEPVCSCLVAFGQVRGRDIDTIEGLGDDHPLQLAFADWGGAQCGICTPGMIMAALALGPEPTLEDVRTALAGNLCRCTGYEAIYRAIQNAGTGP is encoded by the coding sequence GTGAGTCCGGCGCGGAAGGTGCGCTTCCGGCTCAACGGCGAGGAGCGGGAGGCGGAGGCTCCGCCCATGAAGCGGCTGCTGGACGTCCTGCGCGAGGAGTGCGGGCTCACGGGCACCAAGGAGGGCTGCGGGGAGGGCGAGTGCGGCGCGTGCACCGTCCTCATGGACGGCGAGCCGGTGTGCTCGTGCCTGGTCGCGTTCGGGCAGGTGCGCGGGCGCGACATCGACACCATCGAGGGCCTGGGCGACGACCATCCCCTCCAGCTCGCGTTCGCCGACTGGGGCGGCGCGCAGTGCGGCATCTGCACGCCCGGGATGATCATGGCCGCGCTCGCGCTCGGCCCCGAGCCGACGCTCGAGGACGTGCGCACCGCGCTGGCCGGCAACCTGTGCCGCTGCACCGGATACGAGGCGATCTACCGCGCCATCCAGAACGCCGGCACGGGCCCGTGA
- a CDS encoding xanthine dehydrogenase family protein subunit M — MRSAVSGLELRTPDTLGEALEMLAGNPSLVPLAGGTDVYVDLQFGTAAPAAYMDISGLEELRFVEERGDVLALGGGTTFAAILRSEAVLLRLPMLVEAAATVGGAQIQAAATVGGNIANASPAGDSLPVFAAADATLVLRSASGERRVPFNDFYTGYRETRLGPGELIVAVEVPPVRGPQWYRKVGTRAAQAISKVVMAAVRARRPRVAFGSVAPTPVRATHAEEALASGAGAAEVRAALARDISPIDDVRSTASYRLAVAGNLLLSWWEQGEAG; from the coding sequence GTGAGGAGCGCCGTTTCCGGCCTCGAGCTGCGCACCCCGGACACCCTCGGCGAGGCGCTCGAGATGCTCGCCGGGAACCCCTCGCTGGTGCCGCTGGCCGGCGGCACGGACGTCTACGTGGACCTCCAGTTCGGCACCGCCGCGCCGGCCGCCTACATGGACATTTCGGGGCTGGAGGAGCTCCGCTTCGTCGAGGAGCGCGGCGACGTCCTGGCGCTGGGAGGCGGGACCACCTTCGCCGCCATCCTGCGCTCGGAGGCGGTTCTGCTCAGGCTGCCGATGCTGGTCGAGGCCGCCGCCACCGTGGGGGGCGCGCAGATCCAGGCGGCCGCGACGGTGGGCGGCAACATCGCCAACGCGTCGCCGGCGGGGGACTCGCTGCCCGTGTTCGCGGCCGCGGACGCGACCCTGGTGCTGCGCTCCGCGAGCGGCGAGCGGCGGGTGCCGTTCAACGACTTCTACACGGGCTACAGGGAGACCAGGCTCGGCCCGGGCGAGCTGATCGTGGCCGTGGAGGTGCCCCCGGTCCGCGGCCCGCAGTGGTACCGCAAGGTGGGCACGCGGGCGGCGCAGGCGATCTCCAAGGTCGTGATGGCCGCCGTGCGCGCTCGGCGGCCCAGGGTGGCGTTCGGCAGCGTGGCGCCCACGCCGGTGCGTGCGACCCACGCCGAAGAGGCGCTCGCGTCCGGCGCCGGCGCGGCCGAGGTGCGCGCCGCGCTCGCGCGCGACATCAGCCCCATCGACGACGTCCGCTCCACCGCGTCCTACCGCCTGGCGGTGGCCGGCAACCTGCTGCTGAGCTGGTGGGAGCAGGGCGAAGCGGGGTGA